The Oncorhynchus gorbuscha isolate QuinsamMale2020 ecotype Even-year linkage group LG06, OgorEven_v1.0, whole genome shotgun sequence sequence TCACTTCAGATGGAGCAGGCCCACAGTGCAGGAGCAGCCAGCAGCACAGGCTCCCTGGAGAGGGCCTCATTGTTTTGTGCCTCTGGTTCCACCACGGCCTCCAGCTCTGGCCTATCCAGCCCTGTGGAGAACCTCACCAAGAGCAAGTCCTCCAGCCGCTTCTCCCTATTTTCCCCTCCCTGGAACAGTAGCTCAGAGTCCGACTCCAACCCCCCCTCCCGCTCCGGCTCCAAGAAGCTGCGTAACTACAGCATGAGAGCTGCCACAGGTCCGGCCGGGGTGGGGTCAGTGGGCAGGGCGGGTCCACCAGACACCCCAGACACGCCCAAACAGAACGTCCCGGAACACTTCCAGTACTCTGAGCCCGTCATCTCCAAGGTGACGGACTACATCTTCGTGGGCAACCTGAACGCAGCGTACAACGGGCGCACGCTGTGTCGCAACAACATTGACAGCATCATCGACATGAGCAGCATGCCAGGGGACTCCGGCCCAAGTCTCAGCCTTATCCCCTGCACCTGCTCCCGAGGAGCCCGCCACAGCTGGTCCCGCCTCAAGGTGGACATCTGTGATGTCCCAGACGCACTGGGTGAGGGAAGCCCCGCCCTGAAGCAGCACTGCTTCGAGGACATCAACGAGTGCATCGAGGCTTCCACGGAAAAAAGGAAACGAGTGCTGGTCCACTGCCGCGACGGGTACTCCCTGGCTCCGACCTGTATCATCCAGTACCTCATGGTGAAGCAGAATATGCGGCTGATCTCAGCTTATGAGCTGCTGAGGGCCAAGTACCCCGTTAACATCAGGGAGTGTCACCAGAATGTGCTGGTGAGCCTGGAGAGAGCTCTGCGGCCTGGAGGCAACGTGGACCCAGAGTGCTTCAAGCAGGCTATCTCAAGGAAAGTGGCCTGGACCTGACCTggctcctcccctccactcccctttccCTGTAGTTTGGCCCTCTTTATTTTTCTAATCTAACCGTGGCATTCAATGGATATTTTTCTATGGACAATTTTTGAAAGGCAGCTTTACTTTCTGTCATAGTCAACTGGATATGGAGATGTTGCCACTAACAGTGAGcttcaaaagtattgggacagtgatacttttttaatgttttggctctgtacttcagcactttggatttgaaatgatacgctgactgaggttaaagtgcagactgtcagctttactTTTAGGctattttcatccatatctggTGAACCattgtagaagtgtttagaaaccatattctattcttatttacaataaaagtgactccaaaatgacactacacattatttaccattaatttctattgagcacaaaataatctgaaacaccaCCAAAGCAAATGCCTctaacaagtttgtagagtctcacaagcttgatgtaatctttgtgtgctaggaatatgggaccaaatactacacttttTACCAGTTTAATACaaatataagtgaatttgtcccaatacttttagtACAGTACTTTTTGCACATGCCTTCTTAACGGTTCAccagatatggatgaaaataccctcaaatgaaagctgacagtctgcactttaacctccgTCAtcgtatcatttcaaatccaaagtgctggagtacagagccaaaacgaCAACAAATGTCAGTCCCAATACTTTTGAAGCTCAATGTACTTGCGACACATCAAAATGCTTGTGAAAATGTAAATGCAAGTTGATGTATTTGTCCTTTTCTGAGCCCGTGAATTTGACTTTGATGTTTCTCCATAAGCGATTAGATGTTTTACTCTTTACATCTGCTAGACATGGAAAATGTTTCATGCTAGACGGTGACTTCAGGCTGAATAAGCCCTGTGCTACCTTGGTTTTATTGTGGTTGTGTTTTTATTTCAGGGGAATTTGAATGGGAGTTCTCAGGAGAACTAATGATGATGTCATTCCAATATAGCTGCAAACACTGCTGATCTAATCTGAAAGCTCTGTGTGAATAATGGAGGATGTCACTGCTCTCTTGGATCTACATCGGCCAACCACAGGAGCAGATCATTACTGTACTTTATCAGCGACATGCAGGGGACTTTGCACATGGATGccgatttgttgttgttgtaaatcCCTCCCTCACACCTCAATTGGTCTGTGACCCTCCTGCCACAGACAGACATAACCATGTGGTAGCCTCCTCAAGACATTTTCCATTATGGTTCAGAAGACCAGGTGGAAGACAATGATTTATCATAGATCATCCTCTATGAGGAAAACTAACTTACATGACGTTCCCTATCACTTTAACTCACCGTTGTAAACATTTGCTGTGCTACTTCTTGGAAACTGTGGCTTTGTAATTTCAGCTGTTGTGTATGCAATGAAAATGGATGGtcagtatctatctctctggaATGTCAGTATTAGTATATTATAAATCAGACTGAATGGTGATTCAGTGTTGTACTGCGGGAAAGTCTATTGCACTACCTAAAAAGGTTCTCCAGAAATGCACAGTTTGATGGGTATTAGTAAGCTGACATGAATTTCAACACCAGTTAACttttttattgttattgttctgtGGTATGGAAATGTATTTTTACAATTATTGTTTTGAAGACTTTGCTCTAGTGTTCGATTCAGTTAATTTGGTCCCAATATTTTCCCTTAATTAAAGGGACAGTTTGTTCAAAA is a genomic window containing:
- the LOC124037604 gene encoding uncharacterized protein LOC124037604 isoform X2, which encodes METVEKWNKCRISPKLLDRKVFPKQNGKTGMIVKHLHNTFRLQHSLQIQSISRSECATGSCPNLMMSRNEHHEPRPVPVPVALTPQLVPRAHRPLCLSVSSDSNGRFKALETQEWKNNLKAQMEQAHSAGAASSTGSLERASLFCASGSTTASSSGLSSPVENLTKSKSSSRFSLFSPPWNSSSESDSNPPSRSGSKKLRNYSMRAATGPAGVGSVGRAGPPDTPDTPKQNVPEHFQYSEPVISKVTDYIFVGNLNAAYNGRTLCRNNIDSIIDMSSMPGDSGPSLSLIPCTCSRGARHSWSRLKVDICDVPDALGEGSPALKQHCFEDINECIEASTEKRKRVLVHCRDGYSLAPTCIIQYLMVKQNMRLISAYELLRAKYPVNIRECHQNVLVSLERALRPGGNVDPECFKQAISRKVAWT
- the LOC124037604 gene encoding uncharacterized protein LOC124037604 isoform X1; this encodes MTRRIICQLRDDERKSNKIIGYHYTRRQKMETVEKWNKCRISPKLLDRKVFPKQNGKTGMIVKHLHNTFRLQHSLQIQSISRSECATGSCPNLMMSRNEHHEPRPVPVPVALTPQLVPRAHRPLCLSVSSDSNGRFKALETQEWKNNLKAQMEQAHSAGAASSTGSLERASLFCASGSTTASSSGLSSPVENLTKSKSSSRFSLFSPPWNSSSESDSNPPSRSGSKKLRNYSMRAATGPAGVGSVGRAGPPDTPDTPKQNVPEHFQYSEPVISKVTDYIFVGNLNAAYNGRTLCRNNIDSIIDMSSMPGDSGPSLSLIPCTCSRGARHSWSRLKVDICDVPDALGEGSPALKQHCFEDINECIEASTEKRKRVLVHCRDGYSLAPTCIIQYLMVKQNMRLISAYELLRAKYPVNIRECHQNVLVSLERALRPGGNVDPECFKQAISRKVAWT